Proteins encoded within one genomic window of Cyanobium sp. Tous-M-B4:
- a CDS encoding acylneuraminate cytidylyltransferase family protein, with protein MSPPALAIQMDPDLAPLVLIPARGGSKGVPGKNLRSVGGIPLLARCIRAARVASSVGAIWVSSDDAGIGHLGEEEGASWLQRPSELSGDQASSELALLHALNELAERGPLPALFVFLQCTSPFTTGPQIDAVVNALQLSQANMAFSVMPWHGFLWCIDGNGHGVGINHNSNEPRRRRQDLEPAYLETGAIYAIRTKAFLEHGTRFIQPTLPVPLEGLAPEIDSMQDLELCDRLAPLLNGANQASSEHTSSECN; from the coding sequence ATGAGTCCTCCTGCCTTGGCGATCCAAATGGATCCAGATCTGGCTCCGCTTGTTTTGATTCCTGCGCGCGGGGGCTCCAAAGGGGTTCCCGGCAAAAATCTTCGCTCCGTTGGCGGGATTCCCTTGCTTGCACGCTGCATAAGGGCCGCCAGGGTAGCTTCGAGCGTCGGAGCCATCTGGGTGAGCAGCGACGATGCCGGCATCGGCCACCTTGGCGAAGAGGAGGGTGCTAGTTGGCTGCAGAGACCAAGTGAGCTCTCGGGCGACCAAGCATCATCAGAATTGGCCCTGCTCCACGCCCTCAACGAACTAGCAGAGCGCGGCCCTCTGCCCGCCCTGTTTGTTTTTCTGCAGTGCACTTCGCCCTTCACCACTGGGCCCCAGATTGATGCTGTGGTGAACGCCCTTCAACTCAGCCAGGCCAACATGGCTTTCAGCGTGATGCCATGGCACGGCTTCTTGTGGTGCATCGATGGCAATGGCCACGGGGTAGGAATTAATCACAACTCCAACGAACCCCGCCGCCGGCGCCAGGACTTGGAGCCCGCGTATCTAGAGACCGGTGCCATTTACGCAATTCGTACCAAAGCGTTTCTGGAACACGGAACCCGGTTCATCCAGCCCACCCTGCCCGTACCCCTGGAAGGGTTAGCCCCTGAGATAGACAGCATGCAAGACCTTGAGCTCTGCGATCGATTAGCGCCCCTGTTGAATGGGGCCAATCAAGCTTCATCGGAACACACTTCATCGGAATGCAATTGA
- a CDS encoding DUF6716 putative glycosyltransferase — MKLALVCDGEPGLGACQLLAAELRLLGAEVTLISPEASDQHWLPLQPLVAASSDLLNGLDAVGVFLEGAQLTQFRQVHLESARLRGKRPCPLFTGPIRPLYGDTLMADLLPRLGYDLICLQGKAQMQELAWLVRGSESASQASEAIGLWCLPTEPVGHANSQAPLLLVLDQQDIPPSPFANGVLFQRLRTIALDCPSWQIRIQPDAPLGTEGAQEPSTSLAWHFQQDLHPPSNLQLGQVDDLAIALVQASACLGIASPWLLTAMVWGKPTVVLGDYGIRTDFNGPLFFGSGAMHQLADCVPLDRLAKLKRPNRQWLADRGWAIANGPQRLLRRLKQLVEPRP; from the coding sequence ATGAAACTGGCACTGGTTTGCGACGGAGAGCCCGGACTGGGAGCCTGCCAGCTACTCGCGGCGGAACTGAGATTGTTGGGAGCGGAGGTGACTCTGATCAGTCCCGAAGCCAGCGATCAGCACTGGTTACCCCTGCAGCCTCTAGTTGCCGCCAGCAGCGACCTTCTCAATGGGCTTGACGCTGTTGGCGTGTTTCTAGAGGGGGCCCAGCTGACCCAATTCCGGCAGGTGCATTTGGAGTCGGCTCGGTTGAGGGGGAAGCGGCCTTGCCCCTTATTTACGGGCCCAATTCGCCCCTTGTATGGGGACACCTTGATGGCAGACCTGCTGCCCCGCCTGGGCTACGACCTGATTTGCCTGCAGGGCAAGGCTCAGATGCAGGAACTGGCCTGGCTGGTGCGCGGCAGCGAAAGCGCATCCCAGGCCAGCGAGGCCATTGGCCTTTGGTGCCTGCCAACCGAGCCGGTGGGCCACGCCAACAGCCAAGCACCACTGCTGCTGGTGCTTGATCAGCAAGACATCCCCCCTTCCCCTTTTGCCAACGGTGTCTTGTTTCAACGCTTGCGCACGATCGCCCTGGACTGCCCCTCCTGGCAGATCCGCATACAGCCCGATGCACCCTTGGGGACTGAGGGGGCGCAGGAGCCCTCAACTTCCCTGGCCTGGCACTTCCAGCAGGATCTGCACCCCCCAAGCAACCTTCAACTCGGCCAGGTTGATGACCTGGCCATTGCCCTGGTCCAGGCCAGCGCCTGCCTTGGCATCGCCTCTCCCTGGCTGCTCACGGCCATGGTGTGGGGTAAGCCAACCGTGGTGCTCGGTGACTACGGCATCCGCACCGACTTCAACGGACCGCTGTTCTTCGGCTCTGGTGCCATGCATCAACTTGCCGACTGTGTGCCCTTGGATCGACTCGCCAAGCTGAAGCGGCCCAATCGCCAATGGTTGGCAGATCGGGGCTGGGCCATCGCCAATGGCCCCCAACGGCTACTGCGGCGGCTGAAGCAGCTGGTGGAGCCGCGGCCATGA
- a CDS encoding DUF6716 putative glycosyltransferase, whose protein sequence is MGSLQGRQVAALACFDSFGKTAMNLLRVARKEGASTSLHLLELPGRKLSRRQVLEIRRIDPRTAIKQHEWGQLRELRTDLVQVDALVLGLDGRRTRETQLLLQSAWMDQLRRPVLISAYPGILFRHQLEGMMDRSGVELLCLNGETDAQLYRQACSALGLDSSNAVVTGLPILWSIEPRLQVPDAASIVFFEQPSVPDNPIQRKYICRRLADLAQAWPAHPVIFKPRTSKIEATLHRQHGEMASRVEKLSRRIPNLQISYKPSLTLLKKCGCAITVSSTAAMEAMALGVSTRIVSDLGVNETLGNHYFLESAAIADFDSIIRDPFSLRLDQAWPEGHGHIPGGDQVFIAALASRLINPPQSSESADREGPPGWGSNSWQTYALAKGGKKMLSSAGARSRLVASHRGRNLLRRARQRVVGLWGLERLFKGR, encoded by the coding sequence ATGGGCAGCCTGCAGGGGCGCCAGGTGGCAGCCCTGGCCTGCTTCGACTCCTTCGGCAAAACCGCCATGAACCTGCTGCGCGTGGCGCGGAAGGAAGGAGCATCGACGAGCCTGCATCTGCTTGAACTGCCTGGACGCAAACTCTCACGCCGCCAGGTGCTGGAGATCCGCCGCATAGATCCCCGCACCGCCATCAAGCAGCACGAGTGGGGCCAACTGCGAGAGCTGCGCACCGATCTTGTACAAGTCGATGCCCTTGTGCTCGGTTTGGATGGACGCCGCACCCGAGAGACCCAGCTGTTGCTGCAATCGGCCTGGATGGATCAGCTCCGGCGGCCCGTACTGATTAGCGCCTATCCGGGCATTCTGTTCCGCCATCAACTGGAGGGAATGATGGATCGCTCCGGCGTAGAACTGTTGTGCCTAAACGGAGAAACCGACGCCCAGCTTTATCGTCAGGCCTGCAGTGCCCTAGGGCTGGACAGCAGCAATGCTGTTGTGACTGGACTGCCGATCCTCTGGTCGATCGAACCAAGACTCCAAGTACCGGATGCCGCCTCGATCGTGTTTTTCGAGCAGCCCTCAGTGCCTGACAACCCGATTCAACGCAAATACATTTGTAGGCGCCTTGCCGATCTGGCCCAGGCCTGGCCGGCACATCCGGTGATCTTTAAGCCACGCACCTCGAAAATCGAAGCCACGCTGCATCGCCAGCATGGTGAGATGGCCAGCCGGGTTGAGAAGCTCAGCCGCCGCATACCCAACCTGCAGATCAGCTACAAGCCCAGCCTGACTCTGCTGAAAAAGTGCGGCTGCGCCATCACTGTGTCCTCCACCGCTGCCATGGAAGCAATGGCTTTGGGTGTGAGCACCCGCATTGTCTCGGACCTGGGAGTCAATGAAACCTTGGGCAATCATTACTTTCTTGAATCGGCAGCCATCGCCGATTTCGACTCAATCATTCGAGACCCCTTCAGCCTCCGCCTCGATCAGGCCTGGCCGGAGGGCCATGGTCACATTCCTGGAGGTGACCAGGTTTTTATTGCTGCCCTGGCCAGCCGACTGATAAATCCGCCCCAGTCTTCCGAGTCGGCAGATAGGGAAGGTCCCCCGGGCTGGGGTAGTAATTCCTGGCAGACCTACGCCCTGGCAAAAGGGGGTAAGAAAATGCTGAGCTCTGCCGGCGCCCGCTCCCGACTAGTGGCGAGTCATCGCGGACGGAATCTGCTGCGACGGGCACGCCAGAGGGTGGTAGGTCTCTGGGGACTGGAGCGGCTTTTTAAGGGCCGATGA
- a CDS encoding capsular polysaccharide biosynthesis protein translates to MKALLAPFSLVRGSGRCGREQLDALLAWGRKPSARAAERLAVARDLPIWRCEDAFVRSLGLGADCPPLGLVLDDLGIYYDVSEPSRLEQLIARNHSPDELARAIKLQRLWREHRVSKYNQSADVPAPVQPYVLVVDQTVADISIRLGSGSQDQFAAMLAAALRNHPGLKVVVKTHPDVVAGRKKGHFTAEQLADSRIILDSSGGHPAALLEQAEAVYVVTSQLGFEALMWGKEVYCFGLPFFAGWGLTHDELPSPPRRASAGQRQLADLVHAALVEYAVYIDPHTLKPCEVEDLLCSIGLQRQRLAADPARAVALGFTRWKRPFLRRFMPGCELSFLRSRERQRHRRIVHWGRASEQLLLAHPGQVIQVEDGFLRSVGFGNKIHLRIVQLLNNVGIRAARPPSPLSWVVDHQGVYYDSTRPSALESWLATADPSIEQLERAAALRQRLVQEAITKYNLSAPAWHRPSGLRRVVLVPGQVESDASIRFGAPGIRTNLELIQAVRNAEPDAYIIYKPHPDVVAGLRRSSVAESQALLVADLVLREASVQQLFAQVDAVHVLTSLAGFEALLRGIEVHVWGLPFYAGWGLTKDANSCSRRGRKISLDALVYGALIAYPRYVSRRSGWQITPEQAIDELVAWRASSTA, encoded by the coding sequence TTGAAGGCCCTGCTGGCTCCTTTCAGCTTGGTGCGCGGTTCGGGTCGTTGCGGTCGTGAGCAGTTGGATGCCCTGCTGGCCTGGGGACGCAAGCCCAGCGCTCGAGCTGCTGAGCGGCTGGCTGTCGCCCGTGATCTACCCATTTGGCGATGTGAAGATGCCTTTGTTCGTTCCCTGGGTTTGGGAGCAGACTGCCCGCCTCTTGGTCTGGTCCTAGATGATTTAGGGATCTACTACGACGTCTCAGAACCCAGCCGTCTTGAGCAGCTGATTGCCCGTAATCACAGCCCTGACGAGCTGGCGCGTGCGATCAAGCTGCAGCGCCTCTGGCGCGAGCACCGAGTCAGCAAGTACAACCAATCAGCCGATGTACCGGCACCTGTTCAGCCCTACGTACTTGTGGTTGACCAAACCGTTGCCGATATTTCGATACGACTGGGTTCAGGTTCTCAAGATCAGTTTGCCGCCATGTTGGCCGCGGCGCTTAGAAATCATCCTGGTCTCAAAGTGGTGGTCAAAACCCACCCCGATGTGGTCGCTGGCAGAAAGAAGGGACATTTTACGGCCGAACAACTAGCCGATTCACGCATAATTTTAGACTCTAGTGGTGGTCATCCCGCGGCTCTGCTTGAGCAAGCCGAGGCTGTGTATGTGGTGACTTCCCAGCTGGGCTTTGAAGCCTTGATGTGGGGGAAGGAGGTCTACTGCTTCGGACTTCCTTTCTTCGCTGGCTGGGGACTAACCCATGATGAGCTGCCTTCGCCGCCTCGACGGGCTTCCGCAGGCCAGCGACAGCTGGCTGATCTTGTGCATGCAGCTTTGGTCGAGTATGCAGTTTATATCGATCCTCATACTCTTAAGCCCTGCGAAGTTGAAGATCTACTGTGTTCGATTGGCTTGCAACGTCAGAGATTGGCTGCCGATCCCGCCCGGGCTGTGGCGCTTGGCTTTACACGCTGGAAAAGACCCTTCTTGCGGCGCTTTATGCCTGGTTGCGAGTTGTCTTTTTTGCGCTCACGCGAGCGGCAACGCCATAGGCGGATTGTGCACTGGGGCCGGGCTTCTGAGCAGCTTTTGTTGGCCCATCCTGGTCAAGTAATTCAGGTTGAAGATGGCTTTCTGCGTTCAGTTGGATTTGGCAATAAGATTCATTTGCGAATAGTTCAGCTACTTAATAATGTTGGGATCAGGGCTGCTCGTCCCCCCAGCCCTTTGTCATGGGTGGTAGACCACCAGGGTGTCTATTACGACTCCACCCGTCCTTCAGCGTTGGAAAGCTGGCTTGCGACTGCTGATCCCAGTATTGAGCAGCTCGAACGGGCCGCTGCCCTGCGCCAGCGTCTAGTTCAAGAGGCAATTACTAAATATAATCTTTCGGCTCCAGCTTGGCATAGGCCATCAGGCTTGCGGCGGGTAGTGCTGGTGCCAGGCCAGGTAGAAAGTGATGCTTCAATTCGTTTTGGGGCGCCAGGAATAAGAACCAACTTAGAGCTGATTCAAGCCGTGCGCAATGCGGAGCCAGATGCATATATTATTTATAAGCCCCATCCCGACGTAGTCGCGGGGTTGCGTCGATCTTCGGTTGCTGAAAGTCAAGCCTTGTTGGTTGCTGATTTGGTGCTAAGAGAAGCTTCTGTGCAGCAATTATTTGCTCAAGTAGATGCGGTTCACGTGCTCACCTCTTTGGCCGGATTCGAAGCTCTGCTGCGAGGCATAGAGGTCCATGTTTGGGGGCTTCCCTTCTACGCCGGCTGGGGGCTTACCAAGGACGCAAACAGTTGCTCTCGTCGAGGGAGAAAGATTAGTCTAGATGCCCTTGTGTATGGGGCATTAATAGCTTACCCGCGCTACGTCAGTCGTCGCAGCGGCTGGCAGATCACCCCGGAGCAGGCTATCGACGAGCTGGTGGCATGGCGCGCATCTTCTACTGCTTAA